From the Candidatus Saccharimonadales bacterium genome, the window CCCACCTACGCCTGGAATATTGTCACTGGCATCACCCTTGAGTGCTTTAACATCAACATGCTGGTGAGGATCGATACCATACTTTTCTTTAAAGTACGCCTCATTGAAGAGTTCAATATTGGTGAGCCCTTTCTTCAGTGTATAGATGTGGGTATGCGAGTTAATCAGCTGGAGTACGTCGAGATCACTCGTAATAAGATAGCTCTCGACGTCATGCTTGCCGGCCTGCATAGCAAAAGCAGCCATGATATCATCAGCCTCAAAATCGTCTACTTCATAAAACGGCCAGCCGAGAGAATCGAGCAGCTCCCGCAAAACCGGTATTTGTGCGTAAAAGTCAGGTGGCGGTGACTTGCGACCAGCCTTGTACTCTGGGTAGAGGGCTAGACGGGCACGGACATTGGTCTTCGGTTTATCCCAGGCCACGCAGACATAGTTTGGCTTGAGGCGCTTAATTATCTCAAGGGCCATAACTGCAAATCCGTAGACACCACCAGTCGGCGTACCATCCTTGGTACTCAAACCAGGCATGGCATAGTAGCCACGGTAAAAAACCGACTTACCATCAATAATGACCAGGCGCTTACGAGCACTCATGGTTTCAAGTATATCAAGATCGGATGGTTATCTGCTTCTCTATTAACTGAAGGACGTCGTTGAGATACTCACGGCCTGCTCCCGACCATGACTCAGGCATCTCGTCTAGCATCTTCCTGGCTCGGCCGAGATAAACGGTCGCGGTCTCTTGGGCGTGAGCGAGAGCGCTAGTATTTTTAAGGATCTCTCTAGCCTGTTCTAACAGCTCATTGCTCAACTGTTGGTTGCCGAGAGCCCCACGAAGTGTCGCCTGATCTTGGCTGGAGCCGTGGGCGAGTGCATATGTCGTTAGGATAGTCATCTTCCCTTCGGAGATATCGCTTGAGACGGACTTACCAAGCTCTTTTTCGCTACCAAAGACACCTTGGATATCGTCAACGACCTGGAACGCAACACCCGCCTCTAAACCAAACTTAGTCAGAGTGTCTAAATCTTTGTCACTCGCTCCTGCTAATATGGCTCCGAACTGCATCGGATTCACAAATGAATAATGGGCAGTCTTCAGCTTGGCAACAGCCATGGCATCATGCTCGGTAACATCGTCCCGCATCTCTTCAAGGGCGTCTCGTAGCTGGCCAAAAATCGTATGCACTAAGTTCTGATGGAGACTCTTAAATGCCTTCGCCCACTTCTGGGGTTCAATCTCCATATCGTCGATCGTCAGCTCGGCCATATGGACACCGAGAAGACCGGCTGTCATACCCATAGCCTGACCAAAATGGACTTTGTCACCATGCAAGTGATGGTCGTCGTAGTACTTCTCGAATAGAAGGTGTGCCGTTGGCCCACCTCGACGAAGTGGTGATCGATCAGCGATGTCATCGATTACAAGTAGATAGGCATGGACCATTTCAAGTGCGCGAGCCGCTTGGATAATCATGGCTTCGTCCTTGCCACCAAACATATTGTAGGTTGCCATAGCGAGCGAGCCACGCATACGCTTTCCACCTCGCGCTAGGATAGACATAACGATTTCAAGTGAGTCGTGGGCATAGTCGCCGTATGTTTTACGGACCTGTTCCAGAGCTTTCTTACAATAGTCATCGATGTTGGCATCGATCCTATTCCTGTAAGATCCGGTTTGGTAGTTGCTGGTTGTGGCTGGCATACCGATCCTTTCGATTACGTACTTAACAGATTAATTAGCTCGCGACTTTCGCCCAAAAAGGCATCGAGGTCGCTGCCGCTATTTACAAAGATCCGGGTAGCGTGGGCTTTAACATAAGAAAGATCCATCTGCACCTCTTTTGGAACTCCAGGTTGAGGTTTCCACTGAAGAGCTTCCTGAGCTTTGAACTCAGCGAGGGTCGTTTTCTTCTCGCCCGGGCGAAGGGATTTTAAGTTACGCTGATGCCGCATCGTGTCACTAGCTTCAACCCATATGAGATCTCCATGATGTGCCAAGATAAAATCGACTTCAACAGGTGCGCGAATACTCCAAAGGACGAGGCCCTTGTAGTGTTTGCCTGCTCTTTTTTTCTCCTCAAACTGCTTGAGGGCTTCTTTCAATATAACGTCTGGACCATACGTCGTACGTAGCCAGTTAGAGGTCTCCGTCATATTGGTCACTGAGATCGGGTCGGGTTTGTCGCTGTGGCGTTTGCGGGCAAAGTCCCGAAGAAAATCGCCAAATGAGATACCGAACCAACCCTCTTGCAAGAAGAGATCAGCCAAACTGTCCTTACCACCTCTGGGAAGTCCGCCAATGCCAACGATCTTATCGCTCATCTATTACTACAAGGTAGCATATCTGAACAGAATTGTGGGTACATATATGATTCAAATTATTTGAGGTAGTCGTGTAGTTTGCGAACTTCGGGGTGTTTGCGTAGTTTGCTCAGGGCTTTAGCCTCAATCTGGCGAATACGTTCGCGAGTGACGTTAAACATTTGTCCCACTTCTTCAAGTGTATGGCTCTTACCATCCTCAAGCCCAAACCGCATCCGCAAGATCTTCTGCTCGCGTTCGGTGAGTGTATTGAGGACCTTGCCGACCTGCTCTTTGAGGAGTTGGCCTGTAGCAGCCTCTTCTGGAGTCTCCGCCTCCTCGTCGACAACGAAGTCACCGAGCGCAGAGTCATCATCGTCATCCCTAACGGAGGCGTCGAGTGAAGTGATGTCTTGCTTAATGCGCATAATGTACTCGACTTTTTCAGGTTCCATCTCCATCTCATGCGCCAGTTCATCTATGGTCGGCTCACGATTTAGCTCCTGAGTAAGACGTCGCTGGGTTCTAAGCAACTTATTAATTGTCTCAACCATGTGGACAGGGATACGAATAGTACGGGCTTGGTCGGCAATTGCCCGGGTGATTGCTTGACGGATCCACCAAGTCGCGTAGGTTGAAAACTTAAAACCCTTATCTGGGTCAAACTTTTCAACGGCACGTAGAAGACCGGTGTTCCCCTCCTGGATAAGATCCAGGAAGTCGAGCCCGCGGCCACTGTAACGTTTAGCAATGGAAACTACCAGGCGCATATTGGCCTCAGCCATCTTGTCTTTGGCGATTCTATCCCCTGACCTAACTCGCTGAGCAAGGGCAAGCTCTTCCTGTGGTGTCAGAAGGGGGATTTTACCAATCTCGCGCAGGTATAGGCGAACCGAGTCATCTGATATCTCATCCATACCTTGTGAGGCAGTTGGCTCCCAGACGGGCTCTTCTTCAACAACATCCTCCGTAATTTGATCGACATCTTCATCCTCAGGAAAGTCCGCAGGCTGGTCCGCCTCTTCCGCATCGTCAGGAAGATGCTCATCGCTAGCCACTACTTCATCTTCGATGATCGGTTTAGTCGCCTTTTTGGCACGAGCAGGTCTTGCCTCAACCTTTTTAGCGACTGGTTTTTTAGTGGTGGGCTTCTTCTCTACTTTCTCTTCTACTTTCTTCGCTGTCGCTTTCTTGGCGGCCTTTACTTCAACAGCCGCCTTCTTTATTGGCTTCTTTTCAACAGGTGCCTTAGTCGCCTCTTTGCGTTTCGTAACGACCTTAGCCACACGAGCAAGTCTCGCCGACATCTTTGAAGGCGCTTTGGTGGCCGCTTTTTTGGGTGATTTGGTTTCAGCCTGCTTCTTTTGCGCCATACTGATCTCCTTTAATTATGCGTTGCACTTCTTCTTTTAGTCTCTGCGTTTCACTCTCATGGCCCTGCGCCTCAGAAGAAGCCAGTTCACGGCTTAGATTGTGTAGCCTCTCTTTTTGTCTCTCTTTTTTGATTCGTGTTGCCAACTCCTGGGCAATGAGTAGCGCCTCTCCATCTGTGAGCTGACTGTGTTGCTCCTCGGCGCGTAATACTATTATTTTAACATAGGTTGCGATAGATTGTAAGGGGTCAGGCACGTTGTGGGTCAGGTCGCTTCTGACGTGGTCTGCCATAAAGCCCCACAGCTTCTGTCGTTCCTGGCCGTGGAAGTCACCACTGCCAATACCGCGAGTTAGACTATCCCGGATTTTCGGGAAATAAAGGGTCAATGCTAGGAAGTTATCTTCATGAACATTTGTATTAGCCTGATAGG encodes:
- a CDS encoding 5'-3' exonuclease H3TH domain-containing protein, whose amino-acid sequence is MSARKRLVIIDGKSVFYRGYYAMPGLSTKDGTPTGGVYGFAVMALEIIKRLKPNYVCVAWDKPKTNVRARLALYPEYKAGRKSPPPDFYAQIPVLRELLDSLGWPFYEVDDFEADDIMAAFAMQAGKHDVESYLITSDLDVLQLINSHTHIYTLKKGLTNIELFNEAYFKEKYGIDPHQHVDVKALKGDASDNIPGVGGVGEKTALELIKKYKTLEGVYEHLDEIKPTLRAKLEKDKDMAFLSKKLVTLMTDVPLKLDLKKAELHDGINPTFVSMLRKLEFRSLLRQVESQLPASELAEAEAIDGSQKLSNATLIELEKQNFKSGEPRIVALDPEASHLWVSA
- a CDS encoding polyprenyl synthetase family protein, which translates into the protein MPATTSNYQTGSYRNRIDANIDDYCKKALEQVRKTYGDYAHDSLEIVMSILARGGKRMRGSLAMATYNMFGGKDEAMIIQAARALEMVHAYLLVIDDIADRSPLRRGGPTAHLLFEKYYDDHHLHGDKVHFGQAMGMTAGLLGVHMAELTIDDMEIEPQKWAKAFKSLHQNLVHTIFGQLRDALEEMRDDVTEHDAMAVAKLKTAHYSFVNPMQFGAILAGASDKDLDTLTKFGLEAGVAFQVVDDIQGVFGSEKELGKSVSSDISEGKMTILTTYALAHGSSQDQATLRGALGNQQLSNELLEQAREILKNTSALAHAQETATVYLGRARKMLDEMPESWSGAGREYLNDVLQLIEKQITIRS
- the rpoD gene encoding RNA polymerase sigma factor RpoD produces the protein MAQKKQAETKSPKKAATKAPSKMSARLARVAKVVTKRKEATKAPVEKKPIKKAAVEVKAAKKATAKKVEEKVEKKPTTKKPVAKKVEARPARAKKATKPIIEDEVVASDEHLPDDAEEADQPADFPEDEDVDQITEDVVEEEPVWEPTASQGMDEISDDSVRLYLREIGKIPLLTPQEELALAQRVRSGDRIAKDKMAEANMRLVVSIAKRYSGRGLDFLDLIQEGNTGLLRAVEKFDPDKGFKFSTYATWWIRQAITRAIADQARTIRIPVHMVETINKLLRTQRRLTQELNREPTIDELAHEMEMEPEKVEYIMRIKQDITSLDASVRDDDDDSALGDFVVDEEAETPEEAATGQLLKEQVGKVLNTLTEREQKILRMRFGLEDGKSHTLEEVGQMFNVTRERIRQIEAKALSKLRKHPEVRKLHDYLK